In Magnolia sinica isolate HGM2019 chromosome 16, MsV1, whole genome shotgun sequence, the genomic window ttggataactcctggcttgatgtccatttgtcctgtgttttcaggaaaaatcatgcatgagggcatactcactcccgccagttgtagataatctcgtaaagtacgaggcgggggtgcctgatgcacctcgttctcatcttgggtatcctccaccttgggtggaagtagaggaggttggtcttcagccataacttcaattaactcaggggatttcgagcggtgtctagtcctgcgatggatagtcaacccttcaaccaatcttcctttagtcaagagacgtcaagtgtcgtcacgggcccacttgggcatgaaacactcgcagccctcaatttaaatttgaaacctaatcctaagaaagaaaatctaaaaagaaagagagggttggaaaggagttaccaaattggaggccCTAAGTTGAAGACctccaaaataaaacaaaataagtgagattctaaaaaggagaagaacaatcctttaaaagaaagatagcagtgaactgatttctaaaagaaggaattcctaaaagaaagtgaaaatttctaaaataaattaggaaagtcctaaactagaaagtaaattactaaaagagaactgaaaaatagaaagtagggaaggagcttaccgaattagaaatttctatcttaaaggcctacaaaataggaaggttagtttctaaacaaaaattctacaagtagaaaatatctaaaagtaaattaggaaacaaagttagattctaaaagagttaaagttagaaagtaaaaaacaaaagaggaaagtttctaaaaataaactacttcctaaaaatagaaaaatactagaaaaaaatttcaaaatttaaaccctaattctaaaaggtagaaaaagtagagagattaggaaggaattaccaatttagaaacttatgtcaggatcctataaaacagaaaaacaagttagttctagaaatcaaataaaagtctacaactaaagttagtcaaattctaatcttaaattaattctaaacctaattaatttcagaaaatcgcaaccgtcagtccccggcaacggcgccaaaaacttgttcactccccaagtgtagggttgtgatgtagtaataaactcggtaagaccgtggtcgaatccacagagactgaaacttgtacgtttcctgaaactaggtagaaatagaactagcctaagatgcaatataaatcaaatataaattgatgaataatggtgagagattaatgtaaaacttatggaattcagaggaagaaaactagggattcagaggatccacttgtagagatcagggagatcttatgcctgcttcaaaaatcatgaaaattaaactgaacttcttctgatataattttaaagagatgaaaggtatatgaattagaatggatttcatcactaaaccatgcccaggagacaaagttaacaaaagaattaaactaattaccaaccaatcaacatgctatgaaggtcaggaagggtaccgtcatccaaccatgcctaggagacgatggcgaacaacagggcttcctaacgtcataatcaaaataaggaaaaagaaatactcaaagccattgcaaacccattgtaatttcagtcacaacaggccattaaaaactaaaaatattcccatattaaaatttaaataaaaaggcacaagcaacatctctcccatcagattacaagcttcacctcttagccccaactaagaggtttagcctaagatAGACATAATTAGGCtgattctttaaaataaataaaaataaaagaaaacaaactcTTCATTACTTTGTCTGTGACTACTCCACATCCAGCCGAGTGCCCCAAACCGAGTCTCCCACGGCTGCCTCTGTCCACGTCCCCATGAAAAAAAGATCCCCTCCCCACACGCTCTCCCTCCTTCTTATAGCCAGGGAGTCGGTTGGAGAACCTACGCACCTGCGGAGCGCTGGAGTCGGTGCGTAAGCTTGCTTTACGCCCCTGTTTCTTTTACGCAGCAACTGTAAGCGCGTTGCGTTTGCCCCATGAATGCCTCATATgctagatccaagccatccaggctCCTTGAACTTGATCAGTGGTCCCCTGGGTTGGATTTGGATAGTCAGAATCATCGGACCGATCCTGTCAATGGTCCCTGAATGGCCCGGATCAACCGGGTCTCGGACTATGTTGTCGCAAGTTGCTTGCGTTGACGCTTTGTGTGGCTTAGGATCGATCGTCAGGCCATAAatccattctgaccattggattggtcTCGCAAACCGGTCGGAATTGATGTTGTTCGGGTCGcatctggtgtggcccatcaagaaTATCGTTCTACCGTCCGAACTTCGTTTGGCCAAGACTCTTCtgagtgtgtgtgcatgggttTGGAGAAACTCTTTTTGTACGGTCGGTTCGACCTTCTGGAACGAATGGACGACTTGGATCGTCCTGATCAATTCAGAAggtggcccaacatgatttttCGCAAGCTccgttgcgaaacagagctttcGGACCTCTGTTTTGATGATTGGTGGGCCTATGATCAAGGTGTTTaggacaatccaatccattcattggaaTGCTCTCGAAAAACCATTCGAAAAAGACTATTTTTGAACTGGAGTCGGTGTGGCCCATAAGATCTTCTGTGCTACCGTTCATCTTGCGTACGGTTAAGATCTTCACCCGTATGCTTGCATGAAGGAAAAAGGAAACCTAGGCGTCGGTTTTGGCTAACCCTTGGAACGAATGTACAGCTCTGATCATCACTCTGGgcgtctagtggggcccactggccaaAACCGCAGCTGCGGAGTGAAGATGCTGgagtttcttttgaaaatttgagaagATATCGGTCAGCGTAACGCTAACCGATTGGGACAATGGCGGTGCACGGAGAGTGCGTGCACATTGTGCACATGCACTctcttgagtggggtccactgagatttttgtgagaaatccgttccgtccatccttttcctcatccactttAAGGTGttgataatgaaatttaagtatatccagatatcaggcaggccgtaaatcaagattttaggggctgatctatccgttgggctacTTCTAGAGGGATCTGAAGGTTGAAATTCgccatgtacggttaatttgtgggcccttggccatgtatgaagttttgagctgaacggatggtgggaacctcgtgatcttgcattctggctgactttcaggccacttgagctttagtttctcgattttcgcggatccctggcgtgtaattccgttgatcttggtcccctggagtctgtcacttgccttggtgacttcagaccgttaaatccatgcttttagtaccctttcccagtccaggctcatgaatacgccctgcatcacaaacatgattaaatcaggccgatgaacagtactatgtttgtaaatcctggcaataactggggtctgatatgcaatattcgaccctcaacatatGCCCAACTTGGAATCGCTTTTTCTTCTTCACCAAATATCAGTAAAGCTCTTTTTTTTATAGTAGAGttcttttctaattttctaattGATCAACCAAAAGGAGCCCAACAAGCATATGTATAATTAGTAACATTTTGGCACTTGGTGTTGCTTATCCGCATGGCACTTGGCATGACTGCAAGCTGATATAAAACAGAATTTCTAGATAAAGAACATTTTGGCACCTGGTGTTACTGATCCTCATGGCACTTGGCATGACTGGAAGCTTGATATAAAACAGAATTTCTAGATAAAGAACATTTTGGCACCTAGTGTTGCTGATCTTCATGGCACTTGGCATGACTGCAAGCTTGAGATAAAGCAGAATTTCTAGATAAAGAACATTTTAGCACCTGCTGTTGCTAATCCTCATGGCACTTGGCATGGCTGCAAGCTTTATATAAAGCAGTGTTTTTCCAGTCAACTTGAAACAATGAAAGGTCTACGCTATATACTTTAAGGAATTGCTATCTAACTGTGAATGCTTCCATACATGGGCAAATTTTCAACTAATTAAGaagattttttttcctaatttttgatGCAAAAATGGGATTTGAAATCGTAGCATTTGCAAAATGATGCAAAAATGAATCATGGTCTAAAGAACAAGAAATGAACCATGTTGTTCTCTTTCTTCATGGGAGGTAGACTTCTTTAGATGCAGTTTTATTGCTGATTGTCTTTTCCTTCCGACaccctaattaaattcaaaaccacaatttttgaaaatttaacaaTTAAAGTTCAATAGAGTGGAAATAATGGAAACTGAAATTAACTTCCCTATCATTGGTACAAAGAGATGAGCTCCAAACTTCAGTTGCTTCGGAAATTAACTACCGACtaccaccatgattttttttagccatccaatctgttcataaggtcacacaaaccaggatgaagggaaaacacaaatatcagcttgatccaaaactttagcggCCCCAAGATCTAATAAGTACAATTACAAACTACTCTAATCAAACAACAATAAAGAATAGCAAAAGTTACTAAAAAAAATATCCACATCAAATTCAAATAAGAGAGTAATAAACAAagttgaataaagaagaaaatgatgagaaaagTTAAGAAGCAGCACTTTatgttatttgtttatttaattaaacaaaaaaaaaagatgagacttgtctatatatatatatatatataaggcaacACATTTGCATTGAATTAATACAGTGACCTAattaaacaaaaaacaaaaaatccaacATTTTTAGACCAAATGCATAGAAAAGCAAAATTAATCCCATctagaaaatgaataaaaatgtgAAAGCAACAAATCAAATGctgcaaaatttacaaaattaccACCAAACCCATCTCTAAGAAAAAAATCATTTCCAACTCACCAACATGGATGTAGCCATGCTCATTGTGAATAAAATGTTCATAACATCATGGACTCCTATGCTTTCCATTATATTAAATTACATTAGGTGTGTGATTTACCATAGATAACCTCCCAAcagtttcatcttctcattaCCAGAAAATTATTTAGTAGAAATTAAAAAAGCACATATAAGCCAACTTGAAGTCTATATTAAGGTTGCATTTGAACAAGTTTTGGGAGGATAGGTAGATTGTTCAGTAGCCTTTACAACTTATCagtttagaaagattaacagctATGAGACAGTCAGTAACCAAATTGTTTGGACTCCTATTtcaaaagaaacatgataggttatGAGAAGGAGCTCATTACTCTGTTGAGGGTTAGATCTCTCAAGACAAgacaaaatgatatagaaatggtTGTCTTTTGGGAGTTTTTCATAAAATCCATCTATGGGAAATTGGACGGAAGGGGATACCCTGCATTAAAAAGGCATCATGTTTGTAAATGCAAGGAAAGCAAATTCGGCAATAAAGAAGACTATTCCTTTTCCGTCAAAGGGAACCAAAATCGCAATTCCACTTGTTGATGTGAATGCGATAGCAATTTCTGGATGAAATCAATTCCACCGGACTGCGATTTCAAGACTCCCAAACACATTCTCGATTTCAAGACTCCCAAACACATACAATATTGGTGCAGCCAAGCgggtattaaaaaataaaaacaaataaaaaaaagagggcaaaacaaataaatagaagaaattaAACAGGTTGTAGCATACCAAAATCCTCTTTGATGATGCAATCTAACGAATGCACTAATGATGATTTTTATGTTTGGCACAATGGTgcgggagatcaagagagagagagagagagagagagagggacgggaACAATGGtgcgagagattgagagagagagagagaagaggcacGGGAGATCGAGAGTGAGAGAAAAAGGGACAGACGTGAGAGGGAATGAGGTTTTTCCCCAAGGAGGGGAGGGAAAGAATGAAACAtttcgtgagagggggaaaagaaaaaggagcgcGATTTCCGCATTTTGTATCTGCTACGGCCCTGCTACAGTCTGAAACCATAGCTACAAGTCCCTTGGCCGTAGCTATTGTGTCGTCCGTTGTAGCCCCTCCACGTTCACACGTCTGGCGGGATCTTGATGGACGGATttttcaagggctttgtggggtccatcttgatgcattgatatatccaatccgtccattaatttttttaattttttttatagggaatgaccctaacatctaggcaaatcaaaggtccaattgaaccacaccatcaattaatggtaggtattaatctccattatttcctaacgtgtggtccacttgagcgtttaatctacttctttttttgggctcctgccctaacattctctttcaaaacggatagacgtaTTTGATGGAGCACAAAAATTTTAATGGGCCTTGTATagtcccttatggggctatcCCATGTTGGATGAATGTGTGAAGGtggtagcttttagctacggtttaggcctttttagctacggttttaagccgtagcaatATAGCTACAGTTTAAATCCATAGCTAAAAGCTAGGATGgtccgtagcctttggtcatATTTTTGGTAGtgatatatatgtacatataagcatataatttctctctctctctctctctctctctctctctctctctctctctctctctctctctctttttcatttctttctttattcatttaacaagaatatcttctaaaccaaaattagatacttgacgtaccctatatgattttggggtaggagaagctactttagccaaccaacctagtcatTTTTCAAGATTCAATCATGTCGATGGTCGAAAACCTGTTTCATttactttgtggtcaatttcaatcagttcgcggtcaattccattcatttcttttactttgcgatcaattccatgcatttcacggtcaatcccgactattccctttcacttcacggtcaattccatgcatttcacggtcaattcccttcactttacggtcaattcccttcatttcatggtcaattccggcgattccccttcacttcacggtcaattccatgcatttcatggtcaattcccttcacttcacgatcaattcaatgcatttcatgatcaattcccttcatttcacggttaattccctttacttcacggttaattcaatgcatttcacgatcaattcgcttcacttcacggtcaattccggcgattccccttcacttcacagtcaattccctttacttcacacttaatttaatgcatttcacgatcaattccctttacttcacggttatttcAATGCATTTTACTGTTAATTCggttcacttcatggtcaatttcatgcatttcacggtcaattccctttacttaatagtcaattcaatgcatttcacggtcaattccctttacttcacggttatttcaatgcatttcagagtcaattcgcttcacttcacgctcaattccatgcatttcacggtcaattccctttacttcacggtcaattcgatgcatttcacagtcaattcgcttcacttcacggtcaattccatgcatttcacgatcaattccctttacttcacggtcaattcaatgcatttcatggtcaattccctttacttcatgatcaattttcttcacttcacggtcaatttcatgcatttcacggtcaattccctttacttcacggtcaattcaatgcatttcacgatcaattccctttacttcacggtcatttcaatgcatttcacgattaattcgcttcacttcacgttcaattccatgcatttcacagtcaattccctttacttcatggtcaattcaatgcatttcatagtcattccctttacttcacggtcatttcaatgcatttcacagtcaattcgcttcacttcacggtcattttcatgcatttcacggtcaattcgcttcacttcatggtcattccatgcatttcacggtcaattcccttcacttcaggtcaattccatgcatttcacggtcaattccctttacttcacagtcaatttaatgcatttcacggtcaattccagtgattccccttcacttcacggtcaattccatgcatttcacggtcaattccctttacttcatggtcaaatcaatgcatttcacggtcaattcccttcacttcacagtcatttcaatgcatttcatggtcaattcgcttcacttcactgtcaattccatgcatttcacggggtCGACCGAGTCTAGATGGGGTTGACCCCGTTCGGCCGAAAGCTATTTGGGCTCCACTTCTTCTTTATACCAGGACCCATTGAAAGCTATTGGCGTGAAGGTCAATGCAGAGGATGTATGCGAGATAATTTCAGAGGGTCTAATGTTAAATTGTTGGAATCACTATATATTAAGAATCTATAGTTTCCTCAACAAGTTTGGGTGGAAACCAAAATCATAGGATAAATCTATAACTAAGGTATGACCCAAAGAGCTTTGAGGAGGAATGGGGTCGACCCCATCTGGACCCGGTCGacccggtcaattccctttacttcatggtcgaAGAAACGTGTGTATTTATAGCACGGCGTGTCCACTTATCTTTATTCACTCCATTTCCTTCTTTCTCTACAATGCATCCACTCCCAAACAGCTTTTCACAAGTCAAACATGCCAGtgctttatcaatttcactccaatcactcccttacactcaaatacacATCCGAACTCATCTTTGCCATCCTTATTCCTTCTTTTCAggcattttcttcattaaatctccatagGGATGACAGAGATGAGTTCGGACGTGTATTTGATTGTAAGGtagtgaatggagtgaaatgcatggaattgacagtgaaatgcacgaaattgaccgtgaagtgaagggaattgaccgtgaaatgagttgaattgaccatgaagtgaaggggaatcgccggaattgaccatgaaattcatgaaattgactgtgaagtgaagggaattaaccctgaaatgaattgaattgaccatgaagtgaaggggaatcaccagaattaaccgtgaagtgaaggggaatcaccgaaattgaccgtgaaatgcatggaattgaccgtgaagtgaagggaattgatcgtaaaatgaattgaattgaccatgaagtgaagggaatttactgtgaaatgaattgaattgactacgaagtgaaggggaattgcctgaattgaccgtgaaatgcatggaattgacgatgaagtgaagggaattgactgtgaaatgcatggaattgaccgtgaagtgaaggagaatcgtcaggattgaccgtgaaatgaagggaattgactgtgaagtgattgaaattgactgcgaagtgaatgaaattgaccacgaagttaatgaaatttaccgcgaactgattaaaattgaccacgaagtgaatgaaattgaccgcgaagtgaatgaaattgattttcgaccatcgacctaatggaatctaTGAAAATgactaggttggttagctaaagtaacttctcctagcccaaaatcatatattgtatgtcaaataactaattttggtttagaagatattcttattaaatgaataaagaaaggaatgaaaaaaaaaaaaagagatatttttttatatgcttatatatacatatttatataaatatgtattagagaaaaatgtaggtagaataaagttctccatgtaaaaaataataataataaaataaattaaaaaagaaaaaagcaaaaagtCCATAGTACTATAAAGATAGGCATACGTTCTTGCTACGGTCATactatgtatcgaaaattgcaggatttttgaggcaaactcgctggacagttatGGACCTTTTGCAAATATATCGAAACACCTTCGATACATACTGAAGTATGtattgaaagaccttcgatacatatcaagGGTTGTATTGAAAAAGTaggggctacggttataatccgtagccataggaggCCCCctgactttttttttaaaaatttattatgatttatttatttatttatttctgctGTAATTGTGAGTCctataatgaggtatgtgttatatccacaccgtccatctagttggcgaactcgtattaaggcttgagacgaaaaataaggcagatctaggcAAATgtgccataaatgggtcgtacaattGAAAATTTCTCGTGAAATGgggattaataaaaaaaaaaagcaaattctCATGCGAACCGCATACTAGGGATTCACCCACCGTTTAAAATTTTCTAGGAGCCACAGAGTTTGGGATAAATAGCTACTATTTCatttaggtttgtgtgaccttaacaacaggttggatggcaaataaacattacggcatggcgtgaaagtttttaatggtgggcgttcaattacaactggtttcctatggtgcggtccacctaagaattggatctaCCTTTTAGGCACCCTGATCtaagatgatctggaaaaactgatggacggagtggatatacgaCACACatatataggtgggccccacggtcagggtctcacccatTAACCCAGCCTCACTTGATCCGCGCTCTGAAATGTACCTCCATGTAACCTTATCTTTGGGCTATAAAACCAAGTGCTTCCTCTCTTCCCTTCCAAGTGCGTGGTGTGGAGTGTagataaggtggggcccacccttcaATTGAATTTGGTAAGCCATGGCTGATGGAATGCATGTGGTGATGCTTCCATGGCTGGCTTTTGGTCACATGATCCCATTCCTTCAACTCTCCATAGCCTTAGCCAAAGCTGGCATCCGAATCTCCTTCCTCACCTCTCAAAAAAACATCCAAAGGCTACCCAAGATCCCACAACATCTAACGGCTCTGATCAATCTGGTGGAGCTTCCCTTGCCGAAGGTGGACGGCCTACCTGAAGGCGCTGAGGCCACTGTCGATATTCTCCACGGGAGTGACGAGTACTTGAAGAAGGCCTACGATCTCTCCTTCCCCGCCTTCAAGAAGTTCATTACCGAAGAATCGCCGGACTGGATAGTCCATGATCTCTTCCCCAGTTGGGTGGGCAATGTTGCAAGTGAATTCAACATCCCTCGTGTCTTCTTCTCTATTTATTCAGCTACCGTAATTGCATTCTTTGGGCCGGTCGCAGACGGCCTAAAGAAAAAGTGGCCATCACCAGAGAGTCTGGCGTCCCCGCCTGAGTGGTTTGATTTCGAGTCGTCCGTTGCCTTTCCAACCCATGAGACTGCCGGTCTCTACTGTGGGTTTTTCAGCCCAGATGCATCGGGCTTCTCGGGTTTAGATCGTTTTGTGCTAGCACTCCAAGGGTGTTCGGCAATGGCAATTCGGAGTTGCAATGAGTTCCAAGGGGAGTACTTGGGCTTACTCGAGAAATTACGCAAGAGACCGGTCATTCCAGTCGGATTACTTCCACCAACGCCGCCAGAGAAGAGAGAAACGACCGACCCCAAGTGGGCAAACACGCTCAAATGGCTCGATGAACAGCCCAATAGATCAGTGGTGTTTGTTTGCTTTGCAAGTGAGTGTAAACTGAGCAGAAATCAAGTGTTTGAGATTGCACTTGGGCTTCAACTCTCCAATTTGCCATTACTATGGGCCCTCAGGACTCCCATATGGGCAACCAACGACATGGATACCCTTCCGCCGGGATTCGAGAGCCAGATCGGCAGTCGTGGGGTCGTCTATATAGGTTGGGCCCCTCAGTTGGAGATACTGTCCTACCCTTCCATCGGTGGATCTTTGTTTCACTCTGGGTGGGCGTCCATCATCGAGACCGTACATTATGGGCATGCTCTCATCGTATTGCCGCTTGCGAACGTCCAATCATTGGATGCGAGGATGTTGGTGGACAAGGGTCTGGCTATAAAAGTTGAGGTAAACGATGATGGGTCCTTCCACAGGGATGCAGTCGCTCGGTCGCTGAGGCTGGCCATGGTCGAAGAGGAAGGAGAAAGGTTTAGGCTTAAATCGATAGAAATGAAGGCCATTTTCAGTGATCAGACACTCCATGAAAACTACATGAATGAATTTATCAACTTCCTCAAAAGCTCCAAGACATAAAGGGCAACTGATCTGAAATAAAATATAAAGATGTGGCTGTTAGCATTCCAAACTTTATATGATATGATTTGTATTTTCAGGGAACTTTCCCATTGAATGTGAACTTAGTTCTGTATGATTATGGTTGCTTTAATCCAGCCTTTGATCTTGTGGCCCCATCATTGGTGAATAATGGGGGCTGatgttggccttttttttttttttcgtcacGGTGGGTGGACATCATCccaaaaagaagcagatccaaatctcaggtgatcaTTCTGGTGGCCGACAGTGTTGGCGGATCgctcttttttaattattattattatttttttaaaatttataaaatttaagagaacatttaaaaaaaaaaaaaaaaaaaggggattaACCCCATGTATTTTTGTTAATTTTGTTAATTTGAAACAAGGATGTACATACTGGACTTGGGGTGGGTTCCACAATAACATTAGGCCTCAATTCTCATTTCGCCTAATTGGCAAATGGAAAataggagaaaaaagaaaagaaaaga contains:
- the LOC131228911 gene encoding putative UDP-rhamnose:rhamnosyltransferase 1, producing the protein MADGMHVVMLPWLAFGHMIPFLQLSIALAKAGIRISFLTSQKNIQRLPKIPQHLTALINLVELPLPKVDGLPEGAEATVDILHGSDEYLKKAYDLSFPAFKKFITEESPDWIVHDLFPSWVGNVASEFNIPRVFFSIYSATVIAFFGPVADGLKKKWPSPESLASPPEWFDFESSVAFPTHETAGLYCGFFSPDASGFSGLDRFVLALQGCSAMAIRSCNEFQGEYLGLLEKLRKRPVIPVGLLPPTPPEKRETTDPKWANTLKWLDEQPNRSVVFVCFASECKLSRNQVFEIALGLQLSNLPLLWALRTPIWATNDMDTLPPGFESQIGSRGVVYIGWAPQLEILSYPSIGGSLFHSGWASIIETVHYGHALIVLPLANVQSLDARMLVDKGLAIKVEVNDDGSFHRDAVARSLRLAMVEEEGERFRLKSIEMKAIFSDQTLHENYMNEFINFLKSSKT